A part of Dasypus novemcinctus isolate mDasNov1 chromosome 5, mDasNov1.1.hap2, whole genome shotgun sequence genomic DNA contains:
- the EVX1 gene encoding homeobox even-skipped homolog protein 1 has translation MESRKDIVMFLDGGQLGTLVGKRVSSLSEAVGSPLPEPPEKMVPRSCLSPRAGPPAARERGGGGPEEEPVDGLAGGTAATGAESRAAGAAVLGPGPPAPSGSSSLSGQGQPSSSDTESDFYEEIEVSCTPDCATGNGEYQHSKGPGSEALAGSPNGGSEAPKSNGGGGGGGGSQGTLACSASDQMRRYRTAFTREQIARLEKEFYRENYVSRPRRCELAAALNLPETTIKVWFQNRRMKDKRQRLAMTWPHPADPAFYTYMMSHAAAAGGLPYPFPSHLPLPYYSPVGLGAASAASAAASPFSGPLRPLDTFRVLSQPYPRPELLCAFRHPPLYPGPAHGLGASAAGGPCSCLACHSGPANGLAPRAAAAAASDFTCASTSRSDSFLTFAPSVLSKASSVALDQREEVPLTR, from the exons ATGGAGAGCCGAAAGGACATAGTCATGTTTTTGGATGGGGGTCAGCTTGGCACCCTGGTTGGCAAGAGGGTCTCCAGTTTGTCCGAAGCCGTGGGTAGCCCGCTGCCAGAGCCGCCCGAGAAGATGGTGCCCCGTAGTTGCCTGAGCCCGCGGGCTGGTCCTCCGGCCGCCCGGGAGCGCGGCGGGGGAGGCCCGGAGGAGGAGCCGGTGGACGGACTGGCAGGCGGCACGGCAGCAACTGGCGCCGAATCGAGAGCAGCTGGCGCGGCCGTCCTCGGCCCGGGCCCTCCGGCCCCCTCGGGCAGCAGCAGCCTCTCAGGCCAGGGACAACCCAGCAGTTCGGACACCGAGTCGGATTTCTATGAAGAAATCGAGGTGAGCTGCACCCCGGACTGCGCCACAGGGAACGGAGAGTACCAGCACAGCAAAG GGCCGGGCTCGGAGGCGCTGGCTGGCAGTCCAAACGGCGGCAGTGAGGCGCCCAAAAGCAACGGTGGCGGCGGCGGAGGCGGTGGCTCGCAGGGCACCCTGGCCTGCAGCGCCAGTGACCAGATGCGCCGTTACCGCACGGCCTTCACCCGGGAGCAGATTGCCCGGCTGGAGAAGGAATTCTATCGGGAGAACTATGTATCCAGGCCGCGGAGATGCGAGCTGGCGGCTGCCCTAAACTTGCCCGAAACCACCATCAAG GTGTGGTTCCAAAACCGGCGCATGAAGGACAAGCGACAGCGGCTGGCCATGACGTGGCCGCACCCGGCCGACCCCGCCTTCTACACGTACATGATGAGCCACGCGGCGGCCGCGGGCGGCCTGCCCTACCCCTTCCCGTCGCACCTGCCCCTGCCCTACTACTCGCCCGTGGGCCTGGGAGCCGCGTCCGCCGCCTCGGCCGCCGCGTCGCCCTTCAGCGGCCCCCTGCGCCCGCTCGACACGTTCCGCGTGCTCTCGCAGCCCTACCCGCGGCCCGAACTGCTGTGCGCCTTCCGCCACCCGCCGCTCTACCCCGGCCCCGCGCACGGACTGGGAGCCTCGGCCGCCGGCGGCCCGTGCTCCTGCCTCGCCTGCCACAGCGGCCCGGCCAACGGGCTggcgccccgcgccgccgccgccgccgcctcggaCTTCACCTGTGCCTCCACCTCCCGCTCGGACTCCTTTCTCACCTTCGCGCCCTCCGTGCTCAGCAAGGCCTCCTCCGTGGCGTTGGACCAGAGGGAGGAGGTGCCCCTCACCAGATAA